One region of Erythrolamprus reginae isolate rEryReg1 chromosome 8, rEryReg1.hap1, whole genome shotgun sequence genomic DNA includes:
- the GPR21 gene encoding probable G-protein coupled receptor 21, translating into MNASLDGGSPGNASGGGGNSVGRPFCLLASSGYPDSLDVCLLEAIIVVFLTVLIISGNLVVIFVFHCAPLLNHHTTSYFIQTMAYADLLVGVSCLVPSLSLLHRPLAFLPEALVCKAFGYVVSVLKSVSMTSLACISLDRYIAITKPLTYSTLVTPCRLRACILLLWLYSGAVFLPAFFEWGKPGYHGDIFRWCADFWDTRAAFTLFIVVMLYAPAALVVCFTYFSIFRICQQHTREINERRVRFSSQEGEACEGQPCPDKRYAMVLLRITSVFYILWLPYIVYFLLESSAVYRNRLAAFLTTWLAISNSFCNCIIYSLSNSVFQKGLKHLSGALCTPCARHRAAKDSSASRSKRPSNGCHA; encoded by the coding sequence ATGAATGCCTCCCTGGATGGCGGCAGCCCCGGCAACGCAAGCGGCGGTGGCGGCAACAGCGTCGGGAGGCCCTTCTGCCTCCTGGCATCGTCCGGCTACCCGGACAGCCTGGACGTCTGCCTGCTGGAGGCCATCATCGTCGTCTTCCTCACCGTCCTCATCATCTCGGGCAACCTGGTGGTCATCTTCGTCTTCCACTGCGCGCCGCTGCTGAACCACCACACCACCAGCTACTTCATCCAGACCATGGCCTACGCCGACCTGTTGGTGGGGGTGAGCTGCCTGGTGCCGTCCCTCTCGCTGCTCCACCGTCCGCTGGCCTTTCTGCCTGAGGCGCTGGTCTGCAAGGCCTTCGGCTACGTGGTCTCGGTGCTGAAGAGCGTCTCCATGACCTCTCTGGCCTGCATCAGCCTGGACCGCTACATCGCCATCACCAAGCCCCTCACCTACAGCACGCTGGTCACCCCGTGCCGCCTGCGGGCCTGCATCCTGCTCCTGTGGCTCTACTCGGGCGCCGTCTTCCTGCCGGCCTTCTTCGAGTGGGGGAAGCCCGGCTACCACGGCGACATCTTCCGGTGGTGCGCCGACTTCTGGGACACCCGGGCCGCCTTCACCCTCTTCATCGTGGTCATGCTGTACGCCCCGGCGGCCTTGGTGGTTTGCTTCACCTACTTCAGCATCTTCCGTATCTGCCAGCAGCACACGCGGGAGATCAACGAGAGGCGGGTGCGCTTCAGCTCCCAGGAAGGGGAGGCCTGCGAGGGGCAGCCGTGCCCGGACAAGCGCTACGCCATGGTCCTCCTGCGCATCACCAGCGTCTTCTACATCCTCTGGCTCCCGTACATCGTCTACTTCCTCCTGGAGAGCTCGGCGGTTTATCGCAACCGCCTGGCCGCCTTCCTCACCACCTGGCTGGCCATCAGCAATAGCTTCTGCAACTGTATCATCTACAGCCTGTCCAACAGTGTCTTTCAGAAAGGGTTGAAGCACCTCTCGGGCGCCCTGTGCACCCCTTGCGCTCGGCACCGGGCGGCCAAGGACTCCTCCGCCTCCCGCAGCAAAAGACCTTCCAACGGGTGCCACGCCTGA